A genome region from Carya illinoinensis cultivar Pawnee chromosome 2, C.illinoinensisPawnee_v1, whole genome shotgun sequence includes the following:
- the LOC122300498 gene encoding ribonucleoside-diphosphate reductase small chain A isoform X3, whose translation MGSLQNGVERLILNGREEDKEEEKEEEPILKEQNERFCMFPIRYKQLWEMYKKAEASFWTAEEVDLSQDIQQWGALSDSEKFFIGHVLAFFAASDGIVLENLAARFLNDVQVPEARAFYGFQMAMENIHSEMYSLLLETYIKDPKEKHRLFNAIENIPCIARKAKWALDWIQSSTLFAERLVAFACVEGIFFSGSFCAIFWLKKRGMMPGLTFSNELISRDEGLHCDFACLLYSLLRKQLHLEKVHSIVHEAVEIETQFVCEALPCALIGMNSTLMSQYIKFVADRLLRQDELL comes from the exons ATGGGTTCCCTGCAGAATGGGGTAGAGAGACTAATACTAAATGGCAGAGAGGAAgataaagaagaagagaaggaagaagagccAATATTGAAGGAGCAAAACGAGAGGTTTTGTATGTTCCCCATAAGGTACAAACAGCTTTGGGAGATGTACAAGAAGGCTGAAGCCAGTTTCTGGACCG CTGAGGAGGTTGATCTTTCCCAGGACATTCAGCAGTGGGGAGCTTTGTCTGACTCTGAGAAATTTTTCATTGGCCATGTACTGGCATTTTTTGCAGCATCTGATGGGATTGTACTGGAGAACCTGGCCGCTAGATTTCTAAATGATGTTCAAGTGCCAGAG GCTCGGGCATTCTACGGATTTCAAATGGCAATGGAGAATATTCATTCTG AAATGTACAGCTTGCTTCTGGAGACATATATCAAAGATCCAAAAGAGAAGCATAGGTTGTTCAATGCAATTGAAAACATACCTTGCATTGCTAGGAAGGCCAAGTGGGCATTAGATTGGATTCAAAG TTCCACTTTGTTTGCAGAGAGACTTGTCGCTTTTGCATGTGTTGAAGGAATCTTTTTTTCAGGAAG CTTCTGTGCCATTTTCTGGCTCAAAAAGAGGGGAATGATGCCAGGTTTGACGTTCTCAAATGAGCTTATTTCTAGAGACGAGGGCCTCCATTGTGACTTTGCTTGTCTTCTTTACAG CTTGCTAAGGAAGCAACTACACTTGGAAAAAGTTCATAGCATTGTCCATGAAGCTGTAGAAATTGAGACACAGTTTGTGTGTGAGGCCCTCCCATGTGCATTGATTGGCATGAATTCAACACTCATGAGCCAGTACATAAAGTTTGTTGCCGACCGACTTTTG